TCATTCCTCCAGTCCGAGCATCGCCCGGTTGGCGCGGCGATTGGCGCCGGATTTCACGAAATCGTCGAAGGCGCGGTCCGACACCCGGATGATGTGGTCGGCGATGAAGCGCGCGCCCTCGCGGGCGCCGTCCTCGGGGTTCTTGACGAAGCATTCCCATTCCAGCACCGCCCAGCCGTCGAAGCCGTAGGTCGTCAGCTTGGTGAAGATCGCCCCGAAATCGACCTGCCCATCGCCGGGCGAACGGAAGCGGCCGGCGCGCTTGCTCCATGGCTGATAGCCGCCATAGGCGCCGGACTTGCCATCGGGCCGGAACTCGGCGTCCTTGACGTGGAAGGTCTTGATGCGCTCGTGGTAGTGGTCGATGAAGGCCAGGTAATCCAGCGCCTGCAGCACGAAATGGCTGGGGTCATACATCAGGTTGGCACGGGGGTGGTTGCCGACCCTTTCCAGGAAATATTCCCAGCTATGGCCGTCATGCAGATCCTCGCAGGGGTGGATCTCGTAGCAGAGATCCACGCCATGCGCGTCGAAATCATTCAGGATCGGCATCCAGCGTTTCGCCAGTTCAGTGAAGCCTTCCTCGACCAGCCCCTCGGGCCATTGCGGATAGGGGTAAAGATAAGGCCACAGCAACGCGCCCGAGAAGGTCACATGCCGGTCGATGCCCAGCCGTTGCGAGGCGCGGGCCGCGAAACGCAGCTGCTCCTCGGCCCAGGCGCGACGCGCGGCCGGGTTGCCGCGCACAGGCTCGGGCGCGAAGCTGTCCATGATGACGTCATGGGCCGGATGCACCGCCACCAGCTGCCCGGTGATATGCGAGGCGAATTCGGTGATCTGAAGGCCGTTGTCGGCCAGCATCCCCTTGATCTCGTCGCAATAGGCATCGCTTTCGGCGGCCTTCGCCATGTCGATCAGGCGCGTGTCCCAGGTCGGGATCTGGACGCCCTTGAAGCCCTTCTCGGCCGCCCATTTCGCCAGGCTGGGCAGCGAGTTATAGGGCGCCTCATCGGCCGCGAATTGCGCCAGGAAGACGCCCGGCCCCTTGATGGTCTGCATCATCATGCCTCCAGGCCTGTTGCCGGCATGGTCGAACCGTCGCGGCGGGACGACTCGTCGCCCCGCCAACCGGGTTTATCTTTCAACCTCATAGCCCGCCGCCGCCATGACGCGCAGCAGCTCCTTGTGGCCCTTTTTCGCCATCTCCAGCGGCGGATTTGCCACCGGATCCTGCTCGGCCTCGACCACGAACCAGCCCTCGTAGCCCTTGGCCGCCAGGGCCTTGACGATGGCCTCGAAGTCCAGCGAGCCGTCGCCGGGGACGGTGAAGGCCCCCTTCACCACCGCATCGAGGAAGCTCTCGCGCGTCCGGTCCAGCCCGTCCACGACCGCGCGGCGGATGTCCTTGGTGTGGACATGGGTGATGCGGGCATGGTGGTTCTCGACCACCCGCAGCACGTCGCCGCCGGCAAAGGCCATGTGGCCCGCATCGAACAGCAGCGGCACCGAGGAATGCTTCATCAGCAGGTCGAGCTCCGCCTCGGTCTCGACCGCCGCCGCCATGTGGTGGTGGTAGGAGATCGGCATCCCCTGCCCCGCGCACCAATCGGCGAAATCGCTGATCTTGCGGCCATAGGCGGCCATCTCGGATTCGGTCAGCTTCGGCTTGGTCGCCAGCGGCGCCGAAGGCACGCCCTGGATCGACCGCGCGGTCTCGCCATAGACGATGCAGGGCGCGCCGGCGGCGATGAAGAATTCCATCTGCTGCGCGATGCGGTCCTTTTCCGCCTCGACGTCGCCGTCCAGCAAGAGGCCCGAGAACCAGCCGCCGCAGACCGAGATGCCATAGCGGTCGAGGATCGGCCCCAGTTCGGCCATGTCCATCGGAAAGCGCCGGCCGGTCTCCATGCCGGTGAAGCCGGCCTCGGAGGCCTGCCGCAGGCATTCCTCCAGGCTGACGTCGTCGGACAGTTCCGCCAGATCGTCATTCCACCACGCGATCGGGGCAATCCCAAGTTTCGCTTTCATTCTCATACACCTGCACGCTGCGCTTCGCGGATCTTTTCCTGTGCCGCACGCGCGGCACGGACAGTTTCGAAATTCGAGATCTCGGGCACGCCGACATCCCAGTCGGCATCCCCCGGCACCCATTTCCAGGCATCCGAGACGATCGAGATCACCGTCACCCCGTCATGGGCCAGCGCGTCCTGCATCGCGCCCTCCAGATCGGCCAGGCTTTCGGCCTTGACGGCGCGGGCGCCCATCGCCTCGGCATGTTTCACGAAATCGACATGCAGCGGGTTGTCGCGGTTCTGCACCCGGCAATCGGTCAGCAGGTTGTTGAAGCCCGGCACGCCCTTGGCCTGCTGCAGCCGGTTGATGACCGCGAAGCCGCCATTGTCGCAAACGACCACGACCATCCTGTGCCCGGTCAGCGCCGCCGAATAGATGTCCGAGTTCATCATCATGTAGGTGCCGTCGCCCAGCATGACGATGGGCGTGCCGCCGGTCGCGCCCGGCCCTTCCTGCGCCATGGCGCAGCCCCAGCCGGCCGCGATCTCGTAGCCCATGCAGGAAAAGCCGAATTCGCAATCGAAGGTGTTGGGGTTCTTGACCCGCCAGCCCTTGGTCACCTCGCCCGGCGTGCCGCCCGCCGCGGCGATCAGCGTGTCACTCGGCCCGGCGACCTTGTTCAGCACGCCCACGACCTGCGCATAGGACGGCACCAGCTCGTTGGTCGGCGCCTGATGGTCGTCCAGCAGCTTGTTCCATTCGGCGAACAGGATCTTGGCGCGTTTCATCAGCCCGGCATCGGCCGCGTACTCGCCAAGCGCCGCGTCCAACTCGCCGATGGTTTCCAGCGCATCCCCGACCACGGCCAGTGACCGATGCTTGACGGCATCGAAGCGCGCCGCATTGACCGAGATGAAGCGCGCATCCTCGGCGAAGGCCGTCCAGGAGCCGGTGGTGAAATCCTGCAGCCGGGTGCCGATGGCCAGGATCACGTCGGCCTCTTTCGCCAGCGCATTGGCCGAGGTCGAGCCGACGATGCCGATGGGTCCGGCATGGACCGGATGGTCATGGGTCAGCGCGCCCTTGCCCGCGATGGTCTCGACCACCGGGATGCCGCGCTTGGCGGCGAAATCGGCCAGGGCGTCCTCGGCCAGCGAATAGCGCACGCCGCCGCCCGAGATGATCAGCGGCTTTTTCGCCGTTTTCAGCAGCTCGGCCGCCGCCGCAACCGCATCGCGGTCGGGACGCGGGCGCGGGATCGACCAGACGCGCGGCTCGAAGAACACCTCGGGATAGTCATAGGCCAGTTCCTGCGTGTCCTGCGCCAGACCGATGAAGGCCGGGCCGCAATCGGCCGGGTCCAGCATGGTCGCCACCGCCTGCGGCAGCGACTGGATCAACTGCTCGGGCAGCGTGATGCGGTCCCAATAGCGCACGACCGATTTGAAGGCATCGTTCGCGGTGATGGTCGGGTCGCCGAAATGCTCGACCTGCTGCAACACCGGATCGGGCAGGCGATTCGCGAAGGTGTCGCCCGCGATCAGCAGCACCGGCAGGCGGTTCGCCATGGCGACGCCCGCCGCCGTCACCATATTCAGCGCCCCCGGCCCGATCGAGGTCGCAGCGACCATCAGCTGGCGGCGACGCTTGGCCTTGGCGAAGCCGATGGCGGCCAGCGCCATGCTCTGCTCGTTCTGGCCGCGCCAGGTCGGCAACTGGTCCTGCACCTGCTCCAAGGCTTCGGACAGGCAGGTCACGTTGCCATGGCCGAAGATGCCGAAGACGCCTGCGAACAGCGGAACGCGCTCGCCCTCGATCTCGGTGAACTGGTTGCAAAGGTAACGGACAAGGGCCTGGGCCATGGTCAGGCGCACGGTCTTGCGTGGCATCTCGCCTCCTCCTGCGGATGGTGTTTTCCGGACGATACGGAATGATGATTGACAATGCAAGTATGATGCAATGATTATTGCGAAATGAGCGTCGGGAGGAGCCATGACAGGAATCGCCATTCGTGGAGGAGGCGGCAGCGCCCTCATGCAGGCTGGAAATCAGGTCCTCGCGACATGCCAAGGAATAATCGGCGTCGCGTTTCTTCGAAACTGACCGCCAGGTCGCATTCGTTCGGTCGCCAAGAGGCGCGGGACCAAGCCAGGGAAATCGGATAAGCCAATGTATACACAATTCGGATTGTTCATCGACGGTAGCTGGACCCCCGGCACTGCCAGCGGAGAGGTCGTCTCTCCGGTTACCGAGAAACCGCTGGGGACCGTGCCGATGGCCACGGCGGACGACACCCGCGCGGCGCTGGATGCCGCCGCCCGCGCCCTGCCCCGCTTGCGCGAGATGGGCGGCTTCGCCCGCGCCGATGCACTGCACAAGGCCGCGGACGAAATGATTCGCCGCGCGGATGAGGCCGCGCGGATGATCTCGGCCGAGACCGGCAAGCCCATCGCGCAGGCGGGCCGGGAATGGGTGCTGGCCTGCGACCAGTTCCGCTGGTTTGCCGAGGAAGCGCGCCGCATCTATGGCCGCATCGTCGACAGCCGCGTCCCCGGCGGCCGGTTCGAGGTGACGCGCGAGCCGGTGGGCATCGTCGGCGCCTTTACCGCCTGGAACTTCCCGGCCGCCCTGCCCGCCCGCAAGCTGGCCCCGGCACTGGCCGCCGGCTGCCCGGTAGTGCTGCGCCCGTCCTCGCAGACGCCGGGCGTGGCGATGGTGATGGTCGATTGCCTGCGCGCCGCCGGCCTGCCCGACGGCGCGGTGAACCTGGTCGTCGGCTCGACCGGCGCAACCTATGCGCCGATCATGGCCGACAGCCGGGTGCGCAAGGTCAGCCTGACCGGCTCGACCCGCGTCGGCCAGCAGATGATCCGCGATGCCGCCGATACGGTGAAGAAGGTCAGCATGGAACTGGGCGGCAATGCGCCGCTGATCATCCATGACGACGCCGATCTGGAAACCGCGCTGGACCTGACCGTGCCGACCAAGTTCGCCAATTGCGGGCAGGTCTGCGTCACCCCCGACCGGATCTTCGTCCATGACAGCCTGCACGACGCCTTCGTGGACGGCTTCGTGTCGCGCACGGCGCAGATCAAGCTGGGCGACGGGCTGGACCCGGGCACCGGCATGGGGCCGCTGATCAATGGCGCCCGTCTGGCCGAGATCGAATCCATCGTCGCCGATGCCGTCCGCGCTGGCGCGACGCTTGCCCATGGCGGCAAGCGCCCGGCGCATCTGAACAGCGGCTTCTTCTTCGAGCCGACCGTGCTGACCGATGTCACCGACGACATGAAGGTCTTTGCCGAGGAGAATTTCGGTCCCATCGCCGCCATCACCCGCTTCTCGACCGAGGACGAGGTGATCGCCCGCGCCAACGCATCGGACATGGGCCTGTCCGCCTATGCCTTCACCCGCTCGCCCGACCGGGCGCGGCGCATGGCGGCGGGGCTGAAGGCCGGCATGGTCGGCATCAACAGCTTCGCGCTGGCGGCCTCCGAGGCGCCTTTCGGCGGCACCAACCATTCCGGCATGGGCCGCGAGGGCGGCATCGAGGGGATCGAGGATTACCTCGACACCAAGCTCGCGCAGATCGTGTTCTGAGGGGAGGAAACGCGATGTTCACCAACAAGCTGAAACAACACTGGGCCGAGGGCCGCCCCGCGATCAACGGCTGGCTGTCCATCGGCAACCCGCTGACCGCCGAGATCATGGCGGCGCAGGGCTATGACAGCATCACCATCGACGCCCAGCATGGCGCGCTGGACTACAGCGCCGTGCTGCCGATGTTGCAGGCGATGCGGGCATCCGGCGTGACGCCGATGGTCCGCGTGCCCTGGCGCGAGCCGGGCGCGATCATGAAGGCGCTGGACGCCGGCGCGCAGGGCATCATCTGCCCGATGGTCAACTCGGCCGAGGAGGCGGCGGAATTCGTCAGCTACATGCGCTATCCGCCGCATGGCCAGCGCAGCTTCGGCCCGACCCGCGCCACCTTCGCCTATGGCGGCTATGGCGTGGCGGCGAACGATCAGGTGCTTGCGCTGGCGATGATCGAAACCCGGCAGGGCATGGACAACCTGGACGCCATCGCGGCGACGCCGGGCCTTGACGGGATCTATGTCGGCCCGGCGGACCTGACGCTGGGCACCCAGGAAGGCCGCCTGCCCCCCGGCTTCGACCGCGAAGAGCCCGAGATGGTCGCTTTGCTGCACCGGATCAAGGACGCCTGCAAGGCGAACGGCATCCGCGCCTGCATCCATTGCGGCACGCCGGAATATGCCGCCAAAGCCATCGGCTGGGGGTTCGACCTGACCACGGTCGGCGGCGACACCCGCCTGCTGGCGGGCGCGGCCAGCGCCTCGGTCGCGTCCTGGCGCGACCTGACCGGCTCCGCCCCCGCCTCTGCCACGAAAGGAGCCTATTGATGCCGCATCTTCTTGTTGCCGGAAAGCTGCATCCCGCGGGCGAGGCCTTGCTGCGCGAACTTCCCGCCCGCGGCATCACCGTGGATTATGTCGAGGAAATCTCGGAACCCTCCTATGCGCCGCTGATCCACAAGGCCGATGCGCTGGTGATCCGCACCCAGCCGCTGTCCGCCGCCACCGTGGCGCTGGCCGAAAGGCTGAAGGTCGTCTCGCGCCACGGCGTCGGCTACGATGCCGTCGATCTGAACGCGCTGAACACCCGCGGCATTGCCCTGACCATCGTCGGCGACGTGAATTCGATCTCGGTCGCCGAACATGCGATGATGCAATTGCTGGCCGGGGCCAAGCGCGTGCTGCTGGCCGACCGCGCGGTGCGCGAGCCCGGGCTATGGGGCTGGCGCAACCGGCTGGAGCAGCAGGAAATCTCGGGCAAGAACCTGCTCATCATCGGCTATGGCCGCACCGGGCAGCGCCTTGCCCGCATGGCCGCCGGGTTCGAGATGACGGTCCGCGCCCATGACCCCTATCTCTCGCGCAAGGGCTGGCCCGAAGGTCCGGTGGCCGAGATCGCCGACCTGGACGAGGGGCTGGCCTGGGCCGATTGCATCTCGATCCATGTGCCCAAGGCCGACAAGCCGGTGCTGGGGGCAAACGAGATCGCACGGATGAAGCCCGGTGTCGTCCTTGCCAATACGGCGCGCGGCGGCGTGGTGGACGAGGCGGCACTGGCCGAGGCATTGGCCTCGGGTCAGGTCGGTGCCGCCGGGGTGGATGTCTTCGACGACGAGCCGCCCAATGCTTCACCCTTGTTCGACCAGCCGACCGCGGTGCTGTCGCCCCATATCGCCGGGCTGACCGCCGAATGCGGCGAACGCATGGCCATCGCCTCGATCCGGAACGCGATCGACTATCTGGACGGCACGGTTGACCACGCTCTCATCGTCAATCCGACTTTCGCCCATGCTTGAGAAACTGCACCGCTGGCTTGCGGCTTTCTGTGACGAGGTCGCGCAGACGACGCTTCTCCGCTACGGCGGAGGAGCCCTTCTGACAGATCTGCCCCGGCGCTTGGGACAAGACCTGCTGGAACCGCGTGGACGGACTGCGTCCGAGCATCCGCACCCTGCTGCCAAACCCCCGTCAATCGGCTCTCGCATCCGCCATCTGGATGGCAATTGAGCCCCGCTTCAGTTCAAATCGGATAAAATCCATGTCTGACAAACCCATCCTGCGTATCGGCCTGATCGGCACCGGCTTCATGGGCAAGGCCCATGTCTTCGGCTTCGCCAGCGCACAGAAGGTCTTCGACCTGCCCTATCGGCTGGAGCTTCACACGGTCGCCGATGTCACCGAGGACGCCGCCGCCCGTGCCGCCGCCGATTTCGGCTTCGCCCATGCCACCGCCGACTGGCGCAGCATGGTCGCGGACCCTCAGATCGACGTGATCGACATCACCGCCCCCAACGCGCTGCACAAGGAGATGGCGCTGGCCGCCATTTCCGCCGGCAAGCACGTCTATTGCGAAAAGCCGCTGGCGCCGCTGGCCTCGGATGCGCGCGAGATGGCGGATGCGGCCACGGCCAAGGGCGTCAAGACCCAGGTCGGCTTCAACTATCTCTGCAACCCGATGCTGCGGCTTGCGCGCGAGATGATCGCGGCGGGCGAGCTGGGCGAGATCCGCGGCTATCGCGGGCTGCATGCCGAGGATTACATGGCCGATCCTGCGGGGCCGTGGACCTTCCGCCACGACCCGGCGGGTGGCGGCGCGCTGGCTGATATCGGCAGCCATGCGCTGGCCACGGCGGAATTCCTGCTTGGCCCGATCACCGAAGTGATGGGCGATTGCATCACGATGATCGGCCAGCGCCCCGACGGCCAGGGCGGCACCCGCGCGGTCGAGGTCGACGACGTGGGCCGCGCCTTCCTGCGCTTCGCCAATGGCGCGCAAGGCTCCATCGAGGGCAACTGGATCGCGACGGGCCGCAAGATGCAGCATGATTTCGAGGTTTATGGCACCAAGGGCGCGCTGGCCTTCAGCCAGGAACGCTTCAACGAACTGCATTTCTACTCGACCGCCGACGCCCCCGGCCGGCGCGGCTTCCGCCGCATCGAGGCGAGCCCCGACCACCCGCCCTATGGCCGCTTCTGCGTCGCCCCCGGCCATCAGATCGGCTTCAACGACCTGAAGGCCATCGAGATCGAAGGCTATCTGCGCGCCATCGCCGGCGAGATCCCCGAGCCTTTCGGCTTCGCGGCCGGTTTGCGGATCCAGCACCTGGTCGAGACGATCCAGCGCTCCTCCGCCGCGCGGCAATGGATGGCCGTCACGGCCTGAGAAACCGCTGCCGCCTCCCTCCCCGCGGCATCGGCTGGGGCACTTCCTCGCCCCCTACCAGGGCGCCCGACCATGTGTCGGGCGTCCAGCCTGGAAAGGGATTTTCCAGCGCAAGAATGCCCCTTTGGCCCCGCCGCCGACCAATACCAGCGAAGACGAAACCGCCATCCACGCCAAGGCCGGAACCATCGAGATCATTCTCGCGATGCCGGGAACGAAGATCGACGCAAAGGCTCTGAGGATGGGATCGAATAAGCCCAAAGCAGGGGCTTGGCTCCTTGCAATATCTGTTGCAATGATGGCATCAGAGGAACACCATGCCAGTAAGCCACCCGCCACAAGATTACGAAGAACTGATCCGGCTGATCCATGATCGCCACGATCAGATGAGCAAGACCTATCAGCGAATTTCGGTCTACCTGACTCAGAATCCGAACGAGGTCGCCGTCCATTCGGTCAACGCGATCGGTGAGCGCTGCGGCATTCACGCCTCAAGCTTCGTGCGCTTCGCGCAATCCCTGGGCTACAAGGGCTTCAAGGAACTGCAAGGCCTGTTCCAGAAGCGCCTGGCCACCGCCGCGCCGGGTTTCGAGGCCCGCGTCAAGGCGCTGACAACCGAACTGAAAGGCGCGGGCGATCCCACCGAGATCGGCTTCCTGCGCGATCTGGTGGTGCGCGACATCGCCTCGCTCCAGCAATTGCTGGACGAGGTGAACCCCGAGGACCTGGCGCTGGCCGCCGACCTGCTGGACCGTGCCGACATCATCTATCTGGTCGGCCAGCTGCGTTCCTCGCCGGTCGTCGAACTGCTGCGCTATGTGCTGACCATGCTGGGCAAGCGCTGCGTGCTGCTGGACCCCGGCGGCGGCTTAGCCACGCATATGGGCCGCACGATCCGCAAGACCGACGTGCTGCTGGCGGTCTCGTTCCGCTTCTATGCCAACGAGGTGGTGAATGTGGTCGAGGAAGCGGGCCAGAAGGGCATCGACATCATCGCCATCTCGGACAGCACGCTGTCGCCCTTGGCGCGGTGGGCGCGGGTGCTGTTCCCGGTGCCCGAGCATGATTACACCTTCTCGCGCTCGCTGGCCGCGCCGATGTGCCTGGCGCAGGCGCTGGTCGTTGCCGTGGCCGCCCGCGTGCAGCACAATGACGAGGATCCGCGCATCCCGACCGTGACCGGAACCTAGAGCCCGGCCAGCCCGTCCCATAAGCGGGCGGCAACCGGACGCGCGCCGGCCGGTGCGGCGCCGTGCTCCGTTCCGACAAGCGCGCGCATCACAAGGCCAGAGAAACCCGTCCCACGACCAGGAGAACCGCCGAGTCCGAGGCCAGTTCCGCGCTGGCCCAGCCGATCCCCATGCCCGCGATGGCTCTGGGCATGATCCGACGCATGATCTGCCAATCGACCTAAGCCCGCCAGCTTGCCACGCCGACCACGTCCATCACCACCAGCACCGGCAGCAGGATCGCCCCTCCTCACCGGCGGCATGACCAGCGCCATTAGCGGCACGCCCTAGCAGGCCCATGCCGCCGAGGCCGCCCAGCGCGACGGCCAGCGCGGTCGCGGCCAGTTCGGGCGGCGATGCGAAGCTGACATTTCCTCGAACGAACAGAGCTTTTCGGGATCGGGACAGCCGCCAAGACCGCTTAGAGGCCCGCGCCTTCGGGCTGATCGGCCAATCGGCATGACTGCCAGCTTCCTCCCAGCGCGTTGGATCGAATGGCTGCCTGGATGAAGGCCACGCCCGCCGCGCCCTCCTCCAGCCCCGGATAGGCAAGCAAGCCCTCGGGCAGGCCGCGCCCGTCGCGGCGCGCCTCGATGGCGATGGCGAATTCCTCGTAGAGATTGCCCCAGGCGTCCGACAGCGCCTCGGGATGGCCGCGCGGCATGTGGATGAAATGCGCGGCGTCCGACAGGACCCCGGCGCCATGTCCGCGAGAGATGCGGATATGCGGCGCGTTGAAGGGCCGGTGATGCAGGTATTCCGGGTTCTCCTGATCCCATTCCAGCGTGCCTTCCGTCCCCGAGATACGGATGCGCAGCCCGCAGCTTGCCCCCGCCGCCGCCTGCGAGATCAGCAGCGTGCCGGGCACGCCGCCCTCGAACCGGCAGGTCATGAAGGCGGTATCCTCAAGCGGCTGCTCGGCGCCCAGGCGATGGAACTCGGCCCGCAATTCGGTCATGTGCAGGCCCGAGACGAACTCGGCCAGATGGTGCGCATGGGTGCCGATATCTGCGGTCGTCGCGGCACCGCCGACCTTGGCCGGGTCCTGCCGCCAGGGCGTGCCGGACCAGGCGGCGTCCGCCGGCAGCAAGGCCAGTTCCTGAAAATACTCGACATGGATCTGGGTGACCTTGCCGATGGCCCCCTCGCGCAGCATCTGCCGGGCCTGCCGCACCATCGCATGGGCCGCGTAGGCATAGGTCACGCCAAAGACCAGGCCCGTCTCGCGCTGCTTCTCGATCAGCGCCCGCGCCTCGTCCAGGGTATTGACCAGCGGCTTGTCGCAGATCACGTCGATGCCCGCATCCATGAAGGCCTCGGCGACCGGGAAATGCAGGTGGTTCGGCACGGTGATCGCCACTGCGTCGATGCCATCCGGTCGCGCCGCCTCGGCCTGCGCCATCTCGCGCCAGTCGGTATAGCTGCGGTCCGGGTCCAGCCCCCATTCCGCGCCCGAAGCCTTGGCCACATCGGGACGTGAGGACAGCGCCCCCGCCACGACCTGCCAGCGATCCGACAGCCGCGCGCCACGCGCATGGACCTGGCCGATAAAGGCGCCTGCACCGCCGCCCACGACCCCAAGGCGCAGTTTCCGGCCTGCGGCGGGGAAAGCCCCCGCGCGGTTCGCATTCTCTGACATCGCTTCCTCCTCCCGATGATTCCCATCCCGCTGGTGCAATATAAAGCGCAGCTTTGAAAGAATGACAATATATATTGCATTACCTTGGAATCGGTGCCCGGACCGGTATCCTGAACGGTATCCTGAACGGCATCGCCCGGCGCTCGCCGCGGGTGAGGCGCTTGCCCACATGGTCAGGTCGATCACGCCGTCGAACTGCCCCTGCGCGATCGGCGCTTCCATCGTGCAGCCGTCCGCACCACCCCTTCGACAGCCTTGGGCGCCACGCCAAGGCAGCATGGCGCGCACAGGATGCGAGGACTGGGCAGTTGCCCGATCCAAACTGTATTTCAGCACGGATGACTCATAGCTTCATGTCGCAGCAAGGCGGAACTATTTACTAGTATGCAAGTATGCTATAAAGCCGGCCAAGGGAGAGAATCATGACAGCGCAACCCAATCTCGATTTCACCACCTCGACCGCACCACAGGTCTATGACTGGTTGCGGGACGAGATCCTGCGCGGGGATCTGCCGCCCGGCGCACGGCTGAGCGAGGTCGAGATCGGCAAGCGTATCGGCGTCAGCCGCCAGCCCGTGCGCGAGGCCTTCATCCGCCTGACCACCGAAGGGCTGGCCGAGGTCCGCCCGCAGCGCGGGACCTATATCAGCCGGATCTCGCTTTCGGCCGTGCTGTCGGCGCGGCTGATCCGCGAGGCAGTCGAAAGCGATCTGGTCCGCATGATCGCCCCCGACATCGACGCCGACGCAATCGCGCGGCTGGACCATGAGATAGC
This portion of the Paracoccus sp. N5 genome encodes:
- a CDS encoding sugar phosphate isomerase/epimerase; translated protein: MQTIKGPGVFLAQFAADEAPYNSLPSLAKWAAEKGFKGVQIPTWDTRLIDMAKAAESDAYCDEIKGMLADNGLQITEFASHITGQLVAVHPAHDVIMDSFAPEPVRGNPAARRAWAEEQLRFAARASQRLGIDRHVTFSGALLWPYLYPYPQWPEGLVEEGFTELAKRWMPILNDFDAHGVDLCYEIHPCEDLHDGHSWEYFLERVGNHPRANLMYDPSHFVLQALDYLAFIDHYHERIKTFHVKDAEFRPDGKSGAYGGYQPWSKRAGRFRSPGDGQVDFGAIFTKLTTYGFDGWAVLEWECFVKNPEDGAREGARFIADHIIRVSDRAFDDFVKSGANRRANRAMLGLEE
- the iolE gene encoding myo-inosose-2 dehydratase translates to MKAKLGIAPIAWWNDDLAELSDDVSLEECLRQASEAGFTGMETGRRFPMDMAELGPILDRYGISVCGGWFSGLLLDGDVEAEKDRIAQQMEFFIAAGAPCIVYGETARSIQGVPSAPLATKPKLTESEMAAYGRKISDFADWCAGQGMPISYHHHMAAAVETEAELDLLMKHSSVPLLFDAGHMAFAGGDVLRVVENHHARITHVHTKDIRRAVVDGLDRTRESFLDAVVKGAFTVPGDGSLDFEAIVKALAAKGYEGWFVVEAEQDPVANPPLEMAKKGHKELLRVMAAAGYEVER
- the iolD gene encoding 3D-(3,5/4)-trihydroxycyclohexane-1,2-dione acylhydrolase (decyclizing), whose amino-acid sequence is MPRKTVRLTMAQALVRYLCNQFTEIEGERVPLFAGVFGIFGHGNVTCLSEALEQVQDQLPTWRGQNEQSMALAAIGFAKAKRRRQLMVAATSIGPGALNMVTAAGVAMANRLPVLLIAGDTFANRLPDPVLQQVEHFGDPTITANDAFKSVVRYWDRITLPEQLIQSLPQAVATMLDPADCGPAFIGLAQDTQELAYDYPEVFFEPRVWSIPRPRPDRDAVAAAAELLKTAKKPLIISGGGVRYSLAEDALADFAAKRGIPVVETIAGKGALTHDHPVHAGPIGIVGSTSANALAKEADVILAIGTRLQDFTTGSWTAFAEDARFISVNAARFDAVKHRSLAVVGDALETIGELDAALGEYAADAGLMKRAKILFAEWNKLLDDHQAPTNELVPSYAQVVGVLNKVAGPSDTLIAAAGGTPGEVTKGWRVKNPNTFDCEFGFSCMGYEIAAGWGCAMAQEGPGATGGTPIVMLGDGTYMMMNSDIYSAALTGHRMVVVVCDNGGFAVINRLQQAKGVPGFNNLLTDCRVQNRDNPLHVDFVKHAEAMGARAVKAESLADLEGAMQDALAHDGVTVISIVSDAWKWVPGDADWDVGVPEISNFETVRAARAAQEKIREAQRAGV
- a CDS encoding NAD-dependent succinate-semialdehyde dehydrogenase, with protein sequence MYTQFGLFIDGSWTPGTASGEVVSPVTEKPLGTVPMATADDTRAALDAAARALPRLREMGGFARADALHKAADEMIRRADEAARMISAETGKPIAQAGREWVLACDQFRWFAEEARRIYGRIVDSRVPGGRFEVTREPVGIVGAFTAWNFPAALPARKLAPALAAGCPVVLRPSSQTPGVAMVMVDCLRAAGLPDGAVNLVVGSTGATYAPIMADSRVRKVSLTGSTRVGQQMIRDAADTVKKVSMELGGNAPLIIHDDADLETALDLTVPTKFANCGQVCVTPDRIFVHDSLHDAFVDGFVSRTAQIKLGDGLDPGTGMGPLINGARLAEIESIVADAVRAGATLAHGGKRPAHLNSGFFFEPTVLTDVTDDMKVFAEENFGPIAAITRFSTEDEVIARANASDMGLSAYAFTRSPDRARRMAAGLKAGMVGINSFALAASEAPFGGTNHSGMGREGGIEGIEDYLDTKLAQIVF
- a CDS encoding aldolase/citrate lyase family protein, with the protein product MFTNKLKQHWAEGRPAINGWLSIGNPLTAEIMAAQGYDSITIDAQHGALDYSAVLPMLQAMRASGVTPMVRVPWREPGAIMKALDAGAQGIICPMVNSAEEAAEFVSYMRYPPHGQRSFGPTRATFAYGGYGVAANDQVLALAMIETRQGMDNLDAIAATPGLDGIYVGPADLTLGTQEGRLPPGFDREEPEMVALLHRIKDACKANGIRACIHCGTPEYAAKAIGWGFDLTTVGGDTRLLAGAASASVASWRDLTGSAPASATKGAY
- a CDS encoding hydroxyacid dehydrogenase — translated: MPHLLVAGKLHPAGEALLRELPARGITVDYVEEISEPSYAPLIHKADALVIRTQPLSAATVALAERLKVVSRHGVGYDAVDLNALNTRGIALTIVGDVNSISVAEHAMMQLLAGAKRVLLADRAVREPGLWGWRNRLEQQEISGKNLLIIGYGRTGQRLARMAAGFEMTVRAHDPYLSRKGWPEGPVAEIADLDEGLAWADCISIHVPKADKPVLGANEIARMKPGVVLANTARGGVVDEAALAEALASGQVGAAGVDVFDDEPPNASPLFDQPTAVLSPHIAGLTAECGERMAIASIRNAIDYLDGTVDHALIVNPTFAHA
- a CDS encoding Gfo/Idh/MocA family oxidoreductase codes for the protein MSDKPILRIGLIGTGFMGKAHVFGFASAQKVFDLPYRLELHTVADVTEDAAARAAADFGFAHATADWRSMVADPQIDVIDITAPNALHKEMALAAISAGKHVYCEKPLAPLASDAREMADAATAKGVKTQVGFNYLCNPMLRLAREMIAAGELGEIRGYRGLHAEDYMADPAGPWTFRHDPAGGGALADIGSHALATAEFLLGPITEVMGDCITMIGQRPDGQGGTRAVEVDDVGRAFLRFANGAQGSIEGNWIATGRKMQHDFEVYGTKGALAFSQERFNELHFYSTADAPGRRGFRRIEASPDHPPYGRFCVAPGHQIGFNDLKAIEIEGYLRAIAGEIPEPFGFAAGLRIQHLVETIQRSSAARQWMAVTA
- a CDS encoding MurR/RpiR family transcriptional regulator; amino-acid sequence: MPVSHPPQDYEELIRLIHDRHDQMSKTYQRISVYLTQNPNEVAVHSVNAIGERCGIHASSFVRFAQSLGYKGFKELQGLFQKRLATAAPGFEARVKALTTELKGAGDPTEIGFLRDLVVRDIASLQQLLDEVNPEDLALAADLLDRADIIYLVGQLRSSPVVELLRYVLTMLGKRCVLLDPGGGLATHMGRTIRKTDVLLAVSFRFYANEVVNVVEEAGQKGIDIIAISDSTLSPLARWARVLFPVPEHDYTFSRSLAAPMCLAQALVVAVAARVQHNDEDPRIPTVTGT